In the Chroococcidiopsis sp. SAG 2025 genome, one interval contains:
- a CDS encoding ferrochelatase produces MVATPEKQQPQAPAPNSNQDRVAVLLMGYGEVESYADFANYNEQALNLLTAKFAPVPTWIYPPLAKLLAMFDLHEWQHQHNHFVSPHNAIFEQQRAGIEQELQAKWGERVRVFKAFNFCAPYLPEQVLTEIKAQGFDKLLIYPLLVVDSIFTSGIAVEQVNNALAKLADGEEHWLKGQRYIPSFYNEPTYINLMAQLVEEKIAAELASAYLPSQIGIVLMNHGCPHKAKGFTSGIAESEALYELVREKLIHRYPLISVGWLNHDTPLIEWTQPNAFQAAKNLIDLGATAIVFMPIGFATENHETLLDVDHIIHNLRRKHSTISYVQMPCVNAHPRFLQMAAEWANPQIAALLSEQALSVNPQLAVVSAHHHHHDHHDGHHHHDGHHHHHHH; encoded by the coding sequence TTGGTAGCAACTCCAGAGAAACAACAACCTCAAGCGCCAGCTCCAAATTCTAACCAAGACAGAGTTGCCGTTTTACTAATGGGTTATGGTGAAGTTGAAAGCTATGCAGATTTCGCCAACTATAACGAACAAGCTTTAAATCTACTTACAGCTAAATTTGCCCCCGTGCCAACGTGGATCTATCCTCCTTTGGCAAAGCTATTGGCAATGTTTGACTTGCACGAGTGGCAGCATCAACACAACCACTTTGTTTCCCCCCATAATGCGATTTTCGAGCAGCAACGGGCGGGGATCGAGCAAGAGCTACAAGCTAAATGGGGCGAGCGCGTCCGAGTTTTTAAAGCCTTTAACTTCTGCGCTCCCTATCTTCCAGAACAAGTTCTCACAGAAATCAAGGCACAAGGATTTGACAAACTACTGATTTATCCTCTACTGGTTGTCGATTCTATTTTTACCAGCGGCATTGCTGTCGAACAAGTCAATAATGCCTTAGCAAAGTTAGCTGATGGTGAAGAACACTGGCTGAAGGGTCAGCGCTATATTCCTTCTTTCTACAACGAACCTACATACATCAATTTGATGGCGCAGTTGGTAGAAGAAAAAATCGCCGCCGAGCTTGCGTCTGCCTACCTACCTTCGCAAATCGGCATCGTGTTAATGAATCACGGTTGTCCCCACAAAGCAAAGGGTTTCACGTCGGGGATTGCAGAAAGTGAAGCTCTATACGAATTAGTTAGAGAAAAACTCATCCACCGCTACCCACTAATCTCTGTAGGCTGGCTCAACCACGATACGCCTTTAATTGAATGGACGCAGCCAAATGCATTCCAAGCAGCAAAGAATCTGATCGATTTGGGAGCAACGGCGATCGTCTTCATGCCAATTGGTTTTGCCACAGAAAATCATGAAACTCTACTAGACGTAGACCACATCATTCACAACTTGCGTCGCAAGCATTCCACAATTAGCTACGTGCAAATGCCTTGTGTAAATGCTCATCCCCGCTTTCTGCAAATGGCAGCAGAATGGGCGAATCCTCAAATCGCAGCACTGTTATCAGAGCAGGCACTCTCAGTTAATCCTCAGTTAGCGGTTGTGTCCGCTCACCACCATCACCACGACCATCACGACGGACATCATCACCACGACGGACATCATCACCATCACCACCATTAG
- a CDS encoding GGDEF domain-containing protein: MRDSLTGLFNRRYMEEALEREMLRCDRKQQPLSVIMLDVDYFKRINDTLGHDAGDAVLRELGRCLQSYVRGSDIACRYGGEEFLLILPEASLGVTQLRAEQIRAAVKQLHVESSGQPVGAITLSLGVASFPKHGLEGEAILKAADTALYRAKQEGRDRAIVA, translated from the coding sequence ATTCGCGACTCGCTGACTGGTTTATTCAATCGACGTTATATGGAAGAAGCTTTAGAGCGGGAAATGCTACGTTGCGATCGCAAGCAACAGCCACTTTCTGTAATTATGCTCGATGTCGATTACTTCAAGCGGATCAACGACACTCTCGGACACGATGCTGGCGATGCCGTGTTACGGGAATTAGGACGCTGCTTGCAAAGTTACGTCCGAGGTTCGGATATTGCTTGTCGTTACGGTGGAGAGGAATTTCTGCTCATTCTGCCCGAAGCCTCCCTTGGAGTAACGCAATTACGTGCCGAACAAATTCGCGCCGCTGTCAAACAACTGCATGTCGAATCTTCCGGTCAACCCGTAGGAGCAATAACTCTATCTTTAGGAGTAGCTAGCTTTCCCAAACACGGATTAGAGGGAGAAGCCATTCTCAAAGCTGCCGATACCGCTCTCTATCGGGCTAAACAAGAAGGACGCGATCGGGCGATCGTTGCTTGA
- a CDS encoding MFS transporter, whose translation MFPTEPPANTNGFRALLHNRNFMLLWIGQLLSQLADKVFLVLTIALLENYPLAAGIEDTRRSDLFMAFTLPAILFGSAGGILVDRVPKKPIMVGSDVVRGLLTLMIPLLPRQFLILLLLTFAISTVTQFFAPAEQTAIPLLVKREQLMSANALFSSTMMGALIVGFAVGEPLLSWAKSSLGDSGQELVVGGLYLLSAGIMQPISFQERQSPREERPKKNAWTEFKESLGYLRRNRLVLNAMLQMTTLYCVFAALTVLAIRLAAEFGLKEKQFGFFLAAAGVGMVFGAAILGHWGDRLHHKPLPLYGFLMMAFVLGIFTFTHSLVFALGLSVLLGVGAGFIGVPMQTLIQQQTPPEMHGKVFGFQNHAINIALSAPLLITERLTIAFGLRSVLIGMSVAVTAIGIWAWQNTRRVLKDAI comes from the coding sequence ATGTTTCCCACCGAACCGCCTGCTAACACGAATGGGTTTCGCGCCCTGTTGCACAACCGAAATTTTATGCTGCTGTGGATCGGGCAACTGCTGTCCCAGCTAGCAGATAAAGTTTTTCTCGTCCTGACGATCGCCCTGTTGGAAAACTATCCCCTTGCCGCAGGCATAGAGGATACCAGGCGTTCTGACCTATTTATGGCGTTTACCCTACCAGCAATTCTGTTTGGTTCTGCTGGGGGTATCTTGGTCGATCGCGTCCCCAAGAAGCCGATTATGGTCGGCTCTGATGTGGTACGAGGGCTGTTGACGCTGATGATTCCGCTGCTACCACGGCAATTTCTGATTTTGCTATTGTTGACTTTTGCTATTTCTACGGTGACGCAATTTTTTGCCCCAGCCGAACAAACGGCGATTCCCTTGCTAGTTAAGCGAGAACAACTCATGTCTGCTAATGCCCTTTTCAGCAGCACGATGATGGGCGCGTTAATTGTTGGTTTTGCTGTGGGGGAACCGCTGTTAAGCTGGGCGAAATCTTCTTTGGGTGATTCAGGACAAGAATTAGTTGTGGGTGGATTATATTTACTATCGGCGGGGATCATGCAGCCGATAAGCTTTCAAGAACGCCAGTCCCCCAGAGAAGAACGACCGAAAAAAAATGCTTGGACTGAGTTTAAAGAGAGTTTGGGCTATTTGCGACGGAATCGGCTCGTGTTGAATGCCATGTTGCAAATGACAACTTTGTATTGCGTATTTGCTGCTTTAACCGTGTTAGCGATTCGCCTAGCAGCAGAGTTTGGTTTGAAAGAAAAGCAATTCGGCTTTTTCCTAGCAGCGGCTGGGGTAGGTATGGTATTCGGTGCGGCAATTTTAGGTCATTGGGGCGATCGCTTGCATCACAAGCCTCTACCTTTGTACGGATTTTTGATGATGGCGTTTGTCTTGGGCATATTTACATTTACCCACAGTCTAGTTTTTGCCCTGGGATTGTCTGTGTTGCTGGGTGTTGGGGCTGGTTTTATCGGCGTACCGATGCAAACCCTAATTCAACAGCAAACTCCACCGGAAATGCACGGGAAGGTATTCGGCTTTCAAAACCACGCGATCAATATTGCTTTATCCGCACCTTTGCTGATTACCGAAAGGCTAACCATTGCCTTTGGCTTACGCAGCGTTCTGATCGGGATGAGCGTCGCCGTCACCGCGATCGGGATCTGGGCGTGGCAAAATACTCGTAGAGTTTTGAAAGATGCTATTTAA
- the ftsH gene encoding ATP-dependent zinc metalloprotease FtsH, giving the protein MRGSRKQSSDRRSPAGSKAMSMAKRSLWHLAASGMILQSMLVGTPVLAQRENSNTLNYGELLRSIDRGDVTRIELDPAQNIAKVQLKGQKADEPPKEVLLLQQNPELINKARDRQVPLEVNSSADSRAAMGLLANLLWIVPLMALMLLLLRRSANSSNQALSFGKSRARFQMEAKTGIKFDDVAGIDEAKEELQEVVTFLKQPEKFTAVGAKIPKGVLLIGPPGTGKTLLAKAIAGEAAVPFFSISGSEFVEMFVGVGASRVRDLFKKAKENAPCLIFIDEIDAVGRQRGAGIGGGNDEREQTLNQLLTEMDGFEGNTGIIIIAATNRPDVLDAALLRPGRFDRQVTVDLPAYKGRLGILQVHARNKKVDDSVSLEAIAQRTPGFSGADLANLLNEAAILTARRRKEAITPLEIMDAIDRITIGLSLTPLLDSKKKRLLAYHEIGHALLITLLKNSDPLNKVTIIPRSGGIGGFAQSVPDEENVDSSYLRSRAWILDRIAIALGGLAAEAEVFGDSEVTTGASGDLKMVANLAREMVTLYGMSNLGPVALESPDNEVFLGGGWMERSEYSEEMARKIDNQVRAIATEAFTKARTIIRENRDLVDRLVDLLVDNETIEGEQFRQIVTEYMQGKEQKLSVV; this is encoded by the coding sequence ATGAGAGGTTCGCGCAAACAGTCATCAGATCGACGATCGCCAGCAGGTAGTAAAGCTATGAGTATGGCGAAGCGAAGTCTATGGCATTTGGCAGCAAGCGGAATGATATTGCAGTCAATGCTTGTAGGTACTCCGGTACTGGCACAAAGAGAAAATTCCAATACGCTGAATTACGGCGAATTGTTACGCAGCATCGATCGCGGAGATGTCACCAGAATAGAGCTTGACCCAGCGCAGAATATTGCTAAAGTTCAGCTCAAGGGACAAAAGGCGGACGAACCACCTAAAGAAGTATTGTTATTACAACAAAATCCAGAATTAATTAACAAAGCAAGAGATAGACAAGTTCCATTGGAAGTCAATTCTTCTGCTGATAGTAGGGCTGCAATGGGTCTGCTAGCAAATTTACTCTGGATCGTGCCTCTGATGGCGTTGATGTTGCTATTGTTACGTCGTTCAGCTAATTCTTCTAATCAAGCCCTGAGTTTTGGGAAGTCTCGCGCTAGATTTCAAATGGAAGCTAAAACGGGCATCAAATTTGATGACGTAGCGGGGATTGATGAAGCCAAAGAAGAATTGCAAGAAGTGGTGACTTTCCTCAAACAGCCAGAGAAATTTACCGCAGTCGGGGCAAAGATTCCTAAAGGAGTATTGTTAATCGGACCTCCAGGAACGGGAAAAACATTACTAGCGAAGGCGATCGCCGGGGAAGCAGCAGTCCCATTTTTTAGTATCTCCGGTAGCGAATTCGTCGAAATGTTCGTCGGTGTAGGTGCATCGCGGGTACGGGATTTATTTAAGAAAGCGAAAGAAAATGCCCCTTGCTTAATATTTATCGATGAAATTGACGCAGTGGGTAGACAAAGAGGTGCGGGAATTGGCGGTGGAAATGACGAGAGAGAGCAAACTCTCAACCAATTACTCACAGAAATGGACGGGTTTGAAGGCAATACGGGAATTATCATCATTGCTGCTACCAACCGTCCTGACGTACTCGATGCAGCATTATTACGTCCCGGTCGATTCGATCGCCAAGTCACAGTCGATCTGCCAGCTTACAAAGGACGATTGGGAATTTTACAAGTCCACGCCCGCAATAAGAAAGTCGATGATTCCGTCTCTTTAGAAGCGATCGCCCAACGCACGCCTGGTTTTTCTGGTGCAGATTTAGCAAATTTACTCAACGAAGCGGCGATTCTGACGGCAAGGCGGCGCAAAGAGGCGATTACACCGTTGGAAATTATGGATGCGATCGACCGAATTACGATTGGATTGTCGCTGACACCTTTATTAGATAGTAAGAAAAAGCGGTTGTTAGCTTATCATGAAATCGGACACGCCTTATTAATTACGCTGCTGAAAAATTCCGATCCTTTAAATAAGGTGACGATTATTCCCCGTTCGGGTGGAATTGGTGGTTTTGCCCAAAGCGTACCCGATGAAGAAAATGTAGACAGTAGCTACTTGCGGAGTCGCGCTTGGATTTTAGACCGAATTGCGATCGCCCTGGGAGGATTAGCCGCTGAAGCCGAAGTATTTGGCGATTCAGAAGTCACTACGGGCGCTTCTGGAGACTTAAAAATGGTTGCTAACCTAGCGCGAGAAATGGTGACATTATACGGAATGTCAAATTTGGGTCCAGTCGCTTTAGAAAGCCCCGATAACGAAGTATTTTTAGGGGGAGGGTGGATGGAGCGATCGGAATATTCCGAAGAGATGGCAAGAAAAATCGACAATCAAGTTAGGGCGATCGCGACTGAAGCATTTACAAAAGCTCGGACGATTATCCGCGAAAATCGCGATTTAGTCGATCGATTAGTGGATTTGTTAGTCGATAATGAAACAATTGAAGGCGAACAATTCCGGCAAATCGTCACCGAATACATGCAAGGAAAAGAGCAAAAATTATCCGTTGTTTGA
- a CDS encoding CHASE3 domain-containing protein: MITAAHQRLNASAEKLSKTKSFIGNSTLLEDEAARLAALHRCQILDTPPELEFDEIVQLTALICGVPIASISFIDLDRQWFKACFGWQIESLSRDLALCGRALQQKEVFVVSDASTDSQFATHPLVYSQPYIRFHASVPLIVAEGYAIGSLCAIDRTARELDVQQIEALQSLGRQVVKLLEQRSDRLSPKPTINRQHSSNKRFFTRMAVGLGLASATLVGVGAVSHHTLTSLGRNHDKQIQHYRVLEDLKDIHASMQKATIAKHRYIATGQPSYLEPYYDAARDIQTKVIHLQQETDNNPHQQRRLSTLQPLIEQKITEIEQATFLRKTKGATAASQTTLLEKSKHLTDKIEAIVQDMESTEYALLQKQSQAEFTRTRQTMFAFAAAICLNMLLLTGVYGFTDREMRERQQMTEAIAQERDFSESILNTAGALVVVLDPQGKILRCNRTCEEMTARTATEVKGKFFWELFSLPGEAELPKTHWENLLTGQSASQYEGYCLNRDGNTRRIAWTNTILRDRQGLVEYAIACGIDVTAHSTTEESLRHSEQHLRNIINSLFSFVAVLSADGTLIEANQALLDAADLQPKDVLGKSLIQTYWWSYSPTVQAELRSAIDRVSQGEKVRYEGEAKVGDDRFITVDFAFTPMYDASGKISYIIASGTDVTERKQAEAERVQANEQLSNWVNELKQRNHEITYLSYTVDVLQACLTLEEACTTLAQLVQSLFPQASGGIFLNRNTKSLLEPVATWGVPLLANQQAFNPDDCWALRLGKPHWVDDADDGLLCKHVHHSLPAESLCVPLMAHRETFGVLYLGSLEKGVLSPAKRQLAIGVAEHIAPTLANLKLRETLKN; encoded by the coding sequence ATGATTACCGCCGCCCACCAACGGCTGAATGCCTCAGCAGAAAAGTTATCAAAAACAAAATCTTTTATTGGAAATTCAACGCTGTTAGAAGATGAAGCCGCCAGACTAGCAGCTCTCCATCGGTGTCAAATTCTCGATACACCGCCAGAACTAGAGTTCGATGAAATTGTGCAATTGACAGCGTTAATTTGTGGTGTTCCTATTGCTAGCATCAGTTTTATCGATCTCGATCGCCAGTGGTTTAAGGCGTGTTTTGGTTGGCAGATCGAGTCCCTCTCGCGCGATCTGGCGTTGTGCGGACGAGCGCTACAACAAAAAGAAGTTTTCGTTGTCAGCGATGCTTCAACAGACTCTCAGTTTGCTACCCATCCCTTAGTTTATTCCCAGCCCTACATTCGCTTTCATGCTAGCGTTCCTCTGATTGTGGCGGAAGGATACGCAATCGGGAGTTTGTGCGCGATCGACCGCACGGCGCGAGAACTTGATGTGCAGCAGATAGAAGCATTGCAGTCTTTAGGTCGTCAAGTTGTGAAGTTGCTGGAACAGAGAAGCGATCGCCTTTCACCGAAACCAACTATCAATCGCCAACATTCCAGCAACAAGCGCTTTTTTACCCGCATGGCGGTTGGCTTGGGTTTAGCTTCAGCAACGTTGGTTGGGGTAGGAGCAGTGTCTCATCACACTCTGACTAGTCTAGGGCGAAATCACGACAAGCAAATCCAGCACTATCGCGTCCTCGAAGACTTGAAAGACATCCATGCCTCCATGCAGAAGGCAACGATCGCCAAACATCGCTATATCGCTACTGGACAACCTAGCTATTTAGAACCGTACTACGACGCGGCAAGAGATATTCAAACCAAAGTCATCCATCTTCAGCAGGAAACTGACAACAATCCTCACCAACAGCGCCGTTTGTCAACTCTGCAACCCTTAATCGAGCAAAAAATTACGGAAATCGAACAAGCAACTTTTTTAAGAAAAACCAAAGGAGCCACAGCCGCTTCTCAAACTACCCTGTTAGAGAAATCGAAGCATCTCACGGATAAAATTGAAGCGATCGTCCAAGACATGGAAAGCACGGAGTACGCTCTGTTACAGAAGCAGTCGCAAGCAGAATTTACGCGCACTCGTCAAACCATGTTTGCCTTTGCCGCTGCTATTTGTTTGAATATGTTGCTCTTAACTGGAGTTTACGGTTTTACCGATCGCGAGATGAGAGAGCGCCAGCAGATGACCGAGGCGATCGCCCAGGAACGAGATTTTTCTGAATCAATCCTTAATACCGCAGGCGCTTTGGTGGTGGTTCTCGACCCGCAAGGGAAAATTCTTCGCTGTAACCGCACCTGCGAAGAAATGACCGCTCGTACGGCAACAGAAGTTAAAGGAAAGTTTTTTTGGGAACTATTTTCGCTCCCTGGTGAAGCTGAATTACCCAAAACCCACTGGGAAAATTTACTGACCGGCCAATCGGCAAGCCAATACGAAGGTTACTGTCTCAACCGAGATGGTAATACTCGCCGCATTGCTTGGACAAATACGATCCTGCGCGATCGCCAAGGGTTAGTAGAGTACGCGATCGCCTGTGGTATAGACGTTACGGCTCATTCCACTACTGAAGAAAGCCTGCGTCACAGCGAACAGCATTTACGTAACATTATCAATAGCTTATTCTCCTTTGTTGCCGTTCTCTCGGCTGATGGCACGCTGATCGAAGCTAATCAAGCTTTATTAGATGCAGCCGATCTTCAGCCCAAAGATGTTTTGGGTAAATCCCTGATTCAAACTTACTGGTGGTCTTACTCTCCCACCGTACAAGCCGAGTTGCGATCGGCGATCGATCGCGTCAGTCAGGGTGAAAAAGTGCGTTATGAAGGCGAAGCAAAAGTAGGCGACGATCGATTCATCACAGTTGACTTTGCTTTCACACCGATGTACGATGCCAGCGGTAAAATTAGTTACATCATTGCCTCTGGTACTGATGTAACCGAACGCAAGCAAGCGGAAGCAGAAAGAGTGCAAGCTAACGAGCAACTGAGTAATTGGGTCAACGAACTCAAACAGCGCAACCACGAAATTACTTACCTCAGCTATACCGTTGATGTACTACAAGCTTGTCTGACGCTGGAAGAAGCTTGCACCACCCTAGCTCAACTCGTGCAATCTCTGTTCCCGCAAGCATCGGGGGGAATTTTTCTCAACCGCAACACGAAAAGTTTACTAGAACCAGTCGCTACCTGGGGAGTTCCTCTCTTAGCAAATCAACAAGCTTTTAATCCCGATGACTGTTGGGCGCTCCGCTTGGGTAAACCTCATTGGGTTGATGATGCCGACGATGGTTTGCTCTGCAAACACGTACACCACAGCTTACCAGCTGAGTCCTTGTGCGTGCCATTGATGGCGCATCGAGAAACCTTCGGCGTGCTTTATCTCGGTTCGCTAGAAAAGGGCGTTCTTTCCCCTGCCAAAAGGCAACTGGCGATTGGAGTCGCAGAACATATCGCTCCGACTTTAGCTAATTTAAAACTCCGCGAGACTTTGAAAAACTAG
- a CDS encoding NADPH-dependent FMN reductase, with translation MVKIVGIGGSLRKDSYSQLALEIAARRVEAVGAEVEILDLRQMQLPFCHGGDEYPGYPDVERLQNTVQQADGLILATPEYHGSVSGVLKNALDLMSFDQLDSKVAGLISVLGGQPNSNALNDLRLIMRWVHAWVIPEQIAIGQAWKAFGADGKLLDEKLSQRFDQFAQSLVENTRKLRGVS, from the coding sequence ATGGTTAAGATTGTGGGTATTGGTGGCAGCTTGCGGAAAGATTCCTATAGCCAACTCGCATTAGAAATTGCAGCAAGGCGAGTCGAAGCAGTAGGAGCAGAGGTAGAGATTTTAGATTTAAGGCAGATGCAATTACCGTTTTGTCACGGGGGCGATGAGTATCCAGGCTACCCAGATGTAGAGCGGTTGCAGAATACCGTCCAGCAGGCTGATGGCTTAATTTTGGCTACACCAGAGTACCACGGTAGCGTTAGCGGCGTACTGAAAAATGCTTTGGATTTGATGAGTTTCGACCAGCTAGATAGTAAAGTTGCAGGACTGATCAGCGTGTTAGGCGGTCAACCAAATAGCAACGCTCTCAACGATCTGCGGTTAATCATGAGATGGGTTCACGCTTGGGTGATACCGGAACAAATTGCGATCGGACAAGCGTGGAAAGCTTTTGGAGCTGATGGCAAGCTATTGGATGAAAAATTATCGCAACGCTTCGACCAATTTGCTCAAAGTTTAGTCGAGAATACGCGCAAATTACGCGGTGTCTCCTAA
- the ilvB gene encoding biosynthetic-type acetolactate synthase large subunit produces the protein MSTTPLVTPKRATGAYALIDSLKRHGVEHIFGYPGGAILPIYDELYRAEAAGGIQHILVRHEQGAAHAADGYARATGKVGVCFGTSGPGATNLVTGIATAHMDSIPMVIITGQVSRAAIGTDGFQETDIYGITLPIVKHSYVVRDPADMARIVAEAFYIASTGRPGPVLVDVPKDVGLEEFDYVPVEPGTVRLAGYRPTVKGNPRQIVQAVQLIRESQRPLLYVGGGAIASGAHAEIQQLAEMFQIPVTTTLMGKGIFDEHNSLAVGMLGMHGTAYANFAVSECDLLIAVGARFDDRVTGKLDEFASRAKVIHIDIDPAEVGKNRAPEVPIVGDVRTVLVELLRRCQETGGCQNPHQTQAWLKRIESWKEDYPLIVPRHADRLSPQEVIVELSQQAPNAYYTTDVGQHQMWSAQFLKNGPRRWISSAGLGTMGFGMPAAMGAKVALPDEEVICISGDASFQMNLQELGTLAQFGINVKTVVINNGWQGMVRQWQQAFYGERYSSSNMEPSMPDFELLAKAYGIKGMVVSTREELADAIAQMLAHDGPVLMDVHVNREENCYPMVPPGKSNAQMVGLPKQPKAEKAVGVVHCSNCGAQNLSRNNFCPECGTKI, from the coding sequence ATTTCTACTACGCCTCTAGTTACGCCCAAACGGGCGACTGGGGCTTATGCTCTGATTGACAGTCTCAAGCGTCACGGAGTCGAACATATTTTCGGCTATCCTGGCGGAGCAATTTTACCAATTTACGATGAGCTATATCGGGCGGAGGCTGCTGGTGGGATTCAACATATTTTGGTCAGACACGAACAAGGCGCGGCTCATGCGGCTGATGGCTATGCCCGCGCTACTGGTAAGGTAGGCGTGTGTTTTGGCACTTCTGGACCTGGGGCAACAAACCTAGTGACGGGAATTGCGACAGCCCATATGGACTCGATTCCGATGGTGATTATAACGGGACAAGTCTCCCGCGCCGCAATTGGTACGGATGGATTTCAGGAAACTGATATTTATGGTATTACCCTGCCAATCGTCAAACATTCCTACGTGGTGCGCGATCCCGCCGATATGGCGAGGATTGTGGCGGAAGCTTTCTACATTGCCAGTACGGGTAGACCAGGACCAGTTTTGGTTGACGTGCCGAAAGATGTGGGGCTAGAAGAATTTGACTACGTACCTGTAGAACCAGGAACGGTGAGGTTGGCTGGGTATCGCCCTACTGTCAAGGGAAATCCACGTCAAATCGTGCAAGCAGTGCAGTTGATCCGGGAGAGCCAGCGCCCATTACTATATGTGGGAGGAGGTGCGATCGCCTCTGGCGCACATGCAGAAATTCAGCAACTAGCAGAAATGTTCCAAATCCCCGTCACCACAACTTTGATGGGCAAAGGGATTTTTGACGAACACAATTCCTTGGCTGTGGGAATGTTGGGAATGCACGGCACGGCATACGCTAACTTTGCCGTAAGTGAGTGCGATTTATTAATTGCTGTTGGGGCAAGATTTGACGATCGCGTCACTGGTAAATTAGATGAATTTGCTTCCCGCGCTAAAGTCATCCACATCGATATCGATCCGGCGGAAGTTGGCAAAAATCGCGCCCCAGAAGTGCCAATTGTCGGCGACGTGCGGACAGTTTTAGTCGAGTTGCTGCGGCGATGTCAGGAAACAGGGGGATGTCAAAATCCTCACCAAACTCAAGCATGGCTCAAGCGAATCGAGAGTTGGAAAGAAGATTATCCTTTAATCGTGCCGCGTCACGCCGATCGCCTTTCACCCCAAGAGGTGATTGTAGAACTGAGCCAGCAAGCACCGAATGCTTACTACACGACCGATGTCGGACAGCATCAAATGTGGTCGGCGCAATTTTTGAAAAATGGTCCCCGCCGCTGGATCTCCAGTGCAGGCTTGGGAACGATGGGCTTTGGAATGCCTGCGGCTATGGGTGCAAAGGTGGCATTGCCCGATGAAGAAGTTATTTGTATCAGTGGCGATGCGAGTTTCCAAATGAATTTACAAGAACTGGGAACTCTAGCACAGTTTGGCATTAATGTCAAAACCGTAGTTATTAATAACGGTTGGCAGGGAATGGTACGCCAGTGGCAACAAGCATTCTACGGAGAGCGTTATTCTTCCTCGAATATGGAACCTTCAATGCCAGATTTCGAGCTGCTGGCTAAAGCCTACGGCATTAAAGGGATGGTGGTTTCCACGCGAGAGGAATTAGCAGATGCGATCGCCCAAATGCTAGCTCACGATGGGCCCGTCTTGATGGACGTGCATGTCAATCGCGAAGAGAACTGCTACCCAATGGTTCCCCCCGGTAAGAGCAACGCTCAAATGGTGGGCTTACCAAAACAACCTAAAGCTGAAAAAGCTGTAGGGGTCGTCCATTGTAGCAATTGCGGCGCACAAAATCTCTCGCGCAATAACTTCTGTCCTGAGTGTGGCACGAAGATTTAA